One genomic region from Labilithrix sp. encodes:
- a CDS encoding SUMF1/EgtB/PvdO family nonheme iron enzyme — protein sequence MTSSRQVFRRAFVFAIGSVLVGCAMVAGIDGFRIGECKGGNCDRDGEAPPPPPPPDVNVPVVDTGVPCVGRGTPTAIRVGTPPNTFCIDTTEVTNADYKVFLDAGVNPATQGGTCLWNKTYQPSYPVSDPDAGMVVPAPADDAPVTNVDWCDAVAFCQWAGKYLCGAVEDGKKIGPVSEADLLNFKANQWLLACSAEARLRFPYGGVFDGTKCNLADLGEGGVLPVGSLPGCQGGYQGLFDMVGNVREWFDGPCKPPPDSGAPDAAGPEADTCILKGGAFDNGGGTNGPVYGCGFDEPSIRRDHQSGNTGFRCCSD from the coding sequence TTGACGTCGAGCAGGCAAGTCTTCCGGCGCGCCTTCGTCTTCGCGATCGGGAGCGTCCTCGTCGGCTGCGCGATGGTCGCCGGCATCGACGGCTTCCGCATCGGCGAGTGCAAGGGCGGCAACTGCGATCGCGACGGCGAGGCGCCTCCTCCTCCGCCGCCGCCCGACGTGAACGTGCCCGTCGTCGACACCGGCGTGCCCTGCGTCGGTCGCGGGACCCCGACCGCGATCCGCGTCGGCACGCCGCCGAACACGTTCTGCATCGACACGACCGAGGTGACGAATGCAGATTACAAGGTCTTCCTCGACGCCGGCGTGAACCCCGCGACGCAGGGCGGCACGTGCCTCTGGAACAAGACCTACCAGCCGTCGTATCCGGTCTCGGATCCCGACGCCGGCATGGTCGTGCCCGCGCCGGCCGACGACGCGCCGGTCACGAACGTCGACTGGTGCGACGCGGTCGCGTTCTGTCAGTGGGCGGGCAAGTACCTCTGCGGCGCGGTCGAGGACGGGAAGAAGATCGGCCCCGTCTCGGAGGCGGACCTCCTCAACTTCAAGGCGAACCAGTGGCTCCTCGCGTGCTCCGCCGAGGCGCGCCTCCGCTTCCCGTACGGCGGCGTGTTCGACGGCACGAAGTGCAACCTCGCCGATCTCGGGGAAGGCGGCGTCTTGCCGGTCGGGAGCTTGCCCGGGTGTCAGGGCGGCTATCAGGGCCTCTTCGACATGGTCGGCAACGTCCGCGAGTGGTTCGACGGTCCGTGCAAGCCGCCGCCGGACAGCGGCGCGCCGGACGCGGCGGGCCCCGAAGCCGACACCTGCATCTTGAAGGGCGGGGCGTTCGACAACGGCGGCGGGACGAACGGCCCCGTCTACGGCTGCGGCTTCGACGAGCCTTCCATTCGCCGCGATCACCAGAGCGGCAACACCGGCTTCCGCTGCTGCTCCGATTGA